The genomic segment CAGCTAAATTGACGACGGTGTGGGAAACAAAttgctcactcaaacaaaccaaaatcgataagtcctcttttctcagtacctccaactgcatttaccaatttacatgtacgtgccgaagcacatacattggaagaaccgagagaagagtgcATATCCGCATTTCTGAGCATATTCCAAAGAAACTGAGGTTGCAAGGgtccagggctctcaacagtgcgatagctcggcatttactcgaTACCGGGCACAGCATCGACATTTCTAATgcctttaaaatcattagtaaacaaagaagtacaactgctctccggtttgctgaggcgatcgcgataaaaaaactcaaaccggacctatgtattcaaaaagagacagtgataaacttattactaccttgGTAacccatttttgttttgtttcagttttttttttattagttcaattttggttaatattcagttgttttttatacccaattcttaaaccaccctttctctcacacatttccgctcatttgtctctcctaattatatgaactatccaaatcttattcaattattacgtaacccaccctaattgttttcaactacgtctataaattattcaatcattacgtaatcccaccctaattgttttcaactacctctaacataatcacattttgattttatctgtctcttaactccactcaactattacgccaccctttatcctaatacctaataacctctgacctttccttgaccatagatatatatatacatatacatttatcatcgatgacttttgttattccaatcctttacattcccttatgtcagtcgttccatcctatttattaccccaatgataaaactctaatgcatatttggttgtaagcagctgatgagaaaccacgaaatataatgaattcatattattctgcatcaatatttgttctatctttatttaaattcataaagggaactaactgcatgaaacTCTGAATTTAAGTTTAGTCGTATTTATGAACACTTCCCAAATTTTTTCAGTAACTGGTATAAATAAGAATGTTATTGATTCACTCAGATCTGATATAACTAGTTCTCTTCTTGAACTTGACCAGCACGAAATCAATGATTAAGGTAGAACAATAtgaattgatttttttatttttttcgatCTATCTTCTGCCGTTTACAACCGTACTCGTATTCACATTTTGTACAAAGGCTAAATACAATACGAAACAATTAACACTGATAATGGAGCGAATTAGAATAACAACGATTATCACCAATAGCTTTATACACATTGATATGAATAAGGATCTATGTAATCATTTAAAGTTATAATTTGAAAACATAGAGGGGATAAATTCTGTACAGTCCAAAAACTTTAAAGCTAGAGAGAGTAAtaattttcatagctgaaagcatgagtcaattgaagctagactaccaaggaaaacttggaagtactggacggccatttcgtccaattgtgggactcctcagcagtgcgcatccacgacctcgcctctcgatattcaaacccaggacctaccagtctcgcgctagagcactcaaccggatgccggcccagtgttCTAtcggtttcaactatgaaaatactgaaatcttcacaaaaccctttctgataacgTAATAATTATTGAAAGTTTGAAGAGTTCACATACGTTTTGAAGATAAGTTGAGTGTAAAACACAAGTGAATGAACAAATAATTCATACGAAAATGAAATAACGAATAGCTTAGTCAGTAGGGAATCACAAAATAAGtacaatacaataataataataatggtaacaatTACACTTGACTTTATTCAAAAATGTGAATTTACGGAAGCAATTACAAGTTGGTGACTTTTTTTCTGAACACATAAGTCAGGTTTGAGACTCCGGATGGCTACTGTTCCAGCGAAGTGAAGAAAAGCTATGCTGTTTTGCTTGTAAATACTTTGAAGTATTGTGAACCGTCAATCTATACATATATCATTGGTAACCTATATTATTCTGAATCTTCATGTCATCAGTGTCCGCTACTTCATATAGGATTTATTCTCAGTGAAACAGTTTAATACGAATATAGCTGTAAGCAGCTGAAGAGAAACCACAAgttaaaataaatacatatcATTATACTTCTATTATTGTCCTGGCCATATCAGTGTTCATCCATAGTCGGTATAGCTCAAACCATGAACTTGATATTAACTGGACAGTTTAATTGATCCAACATGTTGATAGTACTTTGACAAATACAATCAGATTCCGAATACTTCAGACAGTAGATATAATTGCGAAATCTGTATTTTTATCTGGAAGTTTTagagcttacttacttacttacgcctgttactcccaatggagcatagaccgccgaccagcactctgcaacccactctgtcctgggccttcctttctagttctatccaacttttgtttattattctcatgtctttctccatttctcgacgtaatgtgttctttggtattcctcttctccttaggccttcaggattccatgtgaaggcttgtcTGGTGACGCAGTTGCGTGATTTCCTCAGTATGTGTCCTATCCGCTTCCGGAAGTTTTAGAATCTTGAATTTAATCAAAGAAAAACTACTTTAATCTTAATTCATTAATGAAAAATacttaaaattttaaataaatggtcaattacagtcttaaacatcagtaggaagattcaaaccagACAAAAACGAATTAAAACTACACCTCATTGCACCAGCTAGTGGCCATTTGGACTCattagctaaatggataacgcgatagagATGAGAGCGAGTGGTGCTGGGTTTGAGTTCCATAGTGAACATTTCCTCAGATCCAAGTACATCCAATTGACAAGTTCCATATAGAAAGAAAAGCTCGTCCTGTATCCctctgctagctaccatccatctctcCTTAGAATGCTTATGATTTACggctgtatcgaggcaatcctcacacgATGCATATATGGCAATAAAAATCTGGTCATTTACATTCCTAAAAACcactgggaagattcaaacaacgaATAAAAAGATTAATTAAAACTAAAATAATTACAAGACAagtttgataaaaaaaacatcCATGAATAATTGCTGTGTAGGATAGCAAATAAAATGAACTAGGTTTTatgcattgtaagcaaagattgatagtggctagcagtggaatccagaacgcgcgtttcgtcctatttgagactcgtcagctggacgtacctgcatctcaatgCTTCTGaaataagactatatcgaggcaatacgcacagtatgtacatatgccaattagagactgaccagttgtagtcctaaacatcaatgggaagattcaaacaagtaatactaagtagGTTTTATGCAGTTGTAGGATTTTTATTCGACACATACATTTTTTTGAATTTAatagtttattaatttaattccTATGAACTGATTGTATTCTGGGGTTAAATTCCAGGacattttcttttattctatTCGGGAATTAGTAGCTGCATGTAAGATAATACTGTTTCTTAATAAAGCAATATATACATACAGGTTATTAAGGCTAATCAATTAATTGTTTAGATATCTTCGTATAAATGACTGAACTGCTTACTGCAACCGTCCGGTATAGGTCCAACACTCGAGCACCATCCATTTTCAGGGCTGATTGGTTCGGCAGGTGAGTTGTTACACACTCCTTAGCGGCTTTCGACTTCCATGGCTACCGTCATTCTGTCTAGATCAACCAACACATTTTGTGGTATCTCATGAGCGTCGTGTTAGGCACCTTAACGGACAGCGCCAGTTCTGCTTACCAAAAATGGCCCACTTGGCACTCACATTTCACGCAAAACTTCAATCAAACGAGTCAAGATTCTCATCCAATGAAAGTTTGAGAATAGTTTGACGATGATTCCTCCCCAATGCCTCCAATCATTCGCTTTACCCGATAAAGTCCTTTAATTCTCAGAATACTAACTATCCTGAGGAAACACTTTGGAGAGAACCAGCTACTAGATAGTTCGTCGCTCGTATACTCAAGTTATACGATCGATTAGCACGTCACAAACACTACGGTCCACCATCATCAGAGTTTCCTCTGGCTTCAACTTTTAAACAGCACGAGGTCATATATCTACTGAACTCTACAAGTATGATAAACAGTACTGAAGTTTATGATTacgatcagaaggggttttgtggagatttcagtattttcatagttgaaatgatgagtcgaTTGATGCTAGAGcggggagcactggacggccgtttcgtcctattgtggaactccttagcagtacGAATCCACGACCCCggctcgcgagattccaacccagaacctacgattctggcgccagagcacttaaacgacAGGTCACTGAGCCTGCCAGAATCCAattgtgttaatgtttaacttcaaccaatccacgaagtttgagcaaccgttcaccagttgACTTcggtgagttgttatctcacaacagacgtggttgacctatactggtcactgcttcccattagaactccagaacatgtatcttgaagtcagtcattagtgtgctggttgaagttagacattaacaccgttggatgccggctcagtgatctatcgtttaaatgctctggcgccaACCTtgtaggttctgggttggaatctcgtgaggcggggtcgtggatgcgtactactgaagagtcccacaatagggtgaaacagccatccagttcttccacGTCTAGCTTcggttgactcatgatttcaactatgaaaattgtgATTAGAAATTGAttggaaaaacaaaaaaaaagtcaCATTTTCATTGATGTCATCATTAGTTAAATATAAAATCTACTATGAATTGAATGCATATTTTGATTCTCATTATGAATGTATGTGTTTCAATAACAGACATATATTACTTTATATTAATTAAGTAGTAAAGTTATATGTGATTGATTAcctatatatagatatatatcaaCAGTATCTTAGTTACTATTGTGTAGGCTAAATATAatcatttttactttttttttattttccaaaAAAATTTTTCTTTCTTCATTTACCATTGACTTCACAACATATCAATGGATAGACAAAAATAGAAGTAACATGAATGTGCATAAATTACCCATCaaaatgtgtatatatatatatatatataaacacccACACCCAACCCCCTCCcctcgcacacacacacacacacttcaATGAATTACTATATTAATGAAATTTAATGTGAAATGAATCAGtttctttatattttttttcttcgtGAAAATTATAGATTCATATTAAAATTGCCTAGCAACAGTGATAATTccctctgtttttttttctcgtTGATTAGATAATAGAAAAAACATGAAGAAAATCTCATTTTCTCCGGAAGTATGGACAAAGATATTTATTGTagtgaatagtttatttatagTAAGTAGTATCATAATGATTTTTCTTTCCTAACCATTTTTCTCTAAAGGTATTCAGTTTTATTATGTTTGCACTAGGTATTAGTGCATTAGATACATTACTTAAACATAATACAATTATACAAGTGGCACCACCAGCAATCTTTGGAACTGTTATATTTACAGGATTAGTTGGAATTATAGCATCAAGTGTTGGATTTCTTGGATTATggagaaaaatgaaaatgattgcTTTTGTGGTAAATTAAGATATATATTATAACCTTTGATGTATAGCATATGATTGGTTTGGGTATAGcaacatttttaaatatatgtatTGCTATTGCAGCAGTTGCCACACAAGATCAAGTTAGTTTAATCATACAAGGATACTCTAACAGATTCATTCATAATGGTGTTTTTTTTTGTAGTATGCATCAGATGTACAACAATCGTTGCTTAATTCTATatcaaattataatcaaacTTCATATTCAGTGGAATTCGATAAGTTACAGACTAGTGTAGGTTATAATGAAATGAATCATTAtgatttttgaaaattattattgttttattatagtTCTATTGTTGTGGAGCTACCTCGTACAGAGATTATAGACAATATCAAATGAAGATACCACCGTCTTGTAGAGTTGGTGAATTGACCTATGCAACAGTaagtcaatatatatatatatgtatatatactataATGGTTTCATAAATCAATCACCCTTTTTTCATCACCTCCTTACAACTTTCTTGATTGATTTAATACCAAATACTCGATAATGAGGTACGACGTTCATAGCTTGGCTTATTGTTAACTTTCTATCTGATATAGAAAGATCTGTGTGATCATCGATGATCAGTAAACTAAACGCTGGATTTCATCATATAAAGTATCAATCAATCATATACTAAAAATGAGATAGAATACTGAGTTATAAAGCTATGTCGTTGTTGTACTTCTTCCAATTATCGTGAATTTGACCTAGTCTTTGCTTGTCAAAATACTTTCTATCAAAATTGTCCCCCCCCTATTTACTACCGATTGCAAAACTATTCAAAACAATGTTTTATATTTTGAACTCTGATTATTTCAgtgatctcgcgaggcgggatcgtggatgcgcactgctgaggaatcctaaAATAGGACGAcgcggccatccagtgcttccaggttttccatgatagtctagcttcaattgactcatgatctcaaatattataaaattactaaaatctccacaaaaacccccttctgattagtAGTATTACATAAAGTAATTAAATAATCTGTGTGAATATTTTTATTACACATTATGCCATAACATTTAGATTAATGGTATTAGGATCTGATCAATTGAATTTATATCTCAATAGTTGcaagcacttctgaggagtcctgcaataggacgaaacggccgtccagtgcttccacgttttccttggtggtctagcttgaattgattcacgcttgcaactatgaaaatattaaatctccacgtAGCCCCTTCTGAATTTGTATTATCTTGTATTAGTAAGTTATTGATTATGAATCAAGTAATTGTAGGTATAATTAACTGTACAAAGTATTACTCCTATAAATCAAGTTCTTAAAGGGACCTGTTCATATAGAGTTGAATAGTCATGGTTACAGTAAGTAAAGTCGTTATACAGGAGTAGCTTGAATATATTTAGAACTCTTAAACTCTGTTTTCCAGTTATACCATGAAACCTCTTAACTTCGAATGTATTGGTGGATGATTAATAAGATTCTATTGATACTTATGTATTGAGATAACGTAGAAGAGTTGTGGCTCAGATGGATTACTTtgatgaagtttgtgttgacGATGTTTAGAAGTTCAGTGAAGGCTTCACGACCAGAACATCTAGttgagagaacgaaactccaccCCCAAAAATATTTGCacactgaatgaatttaactgATACATGTATCCGATGTGAACATAACTGTAAACAGGATTAAACATTTATGGCTAATTGTCTAATTTAGATGGAAATATGCTTACTACTTTAATGTCTATTTTATGTAATAAGTAGAGGTGAAATTTGCTGTTTAGTTCTAGGTATGTTCAGTACTAATTAAGTGTAATTTGATCAAATTATTTACTAAACTGTTTGTATatgtattcatttagtattgtttgtttaaaacgtcctattgatgtttagaactgcaactggtcagtttcttgttggcatatgtgtatactgtgtgtattgcctagatattgccttaattcaaaagcattataagcaaagatgaatagtacacaagcaagtggctatcaggactcagtagctgagtggataacacgatggtgtttgaagcgaaagttactgggttcgagtcccagagtgaacatcaactctgagatgccagtacatccagctgacaagtcccaaataggacgaaacgcgcttcctggattccccttctaaccactatccatctttgtttgtaTATGTCGTAAGAATCTCATTACATTACATATGAACTGAAATTAATCTTCACAAGTTATATCTCTTAAGATTGTGATCCATCCTTGTTAAATGGAGTATTGGATCTTCATTCTCAAATTTATGAAACACAATGACCATTCAACTTGACACATATAAGTAAATCTAAAATTTGACTAATTATTAAGGTATCCATGCTTAAACTGATGAAATTGTCATGTTACTGAAGCTATGaaactaaaaaaaacaaacgCCAATGGTATAAATAATGAACTCATTATGATTGAACACGTCACACTTTACTGCTTTTCATGACGCTTTAATATATGTCTTTTCTATACATTATGTATTCAGTCATCTTTGGATGTATCTTTATAAGCTATTTTGATCGGAGATTCGGTTTCAGTTTCGAGAATCATATTAAATATTATAAGCAACGCTGGATAGGGGCTAGacgtggaatccaggacgcacgtttcgtcctatttgagactcgtcagttgaatgtacctgcatctcagagttgatgttcactctgggactcgaacccaataccgttcgcatcaaacaccatcgcgttatccacttagctactgagtgctGATAGTCCTaatagcttgtgcaatggattgaagtttaaattcacttagtattgtttggttgaatcttcacaagtaatataatgcttgtgaattaaggctatattgagacaATAAGCACaacatgcacatatgccaataagaaactgatgaatcgcagtcctaaacatcaatgggaagattcaaacaaacaacaccgtGAGAATTTACACTTCATCCCTATTGcgcaagctagtggctatcaggacttagtagctgagcGGAtcacgcgatagcgtttgaagcgaacggtactggattcgagtcccatagtaaacatcaactctgagatgcaggtacatccggctgacgagtcctaaataggaagaaacgtgagcactggattccaatgctagccactatccatctttgcttataattcgtgtgaattaaggctatatcgaggcgagacgcacaatatgcacatatgccaagaaGAGCCTGATCAATCGCCGTCATGGGAagtatcaaacaaacaatatcaagtgaatttagtgTCTAGTTTATTTAGTCCAATCAGTTTCATTCTCTATAcataatttattacattttctGTACATCATTTCTTATATTTACAGGGTTGTATTGAAGAAATAGCTGGTTTTGCACAACAATACTCAAATATATTAATAGGTCTATGTTTTCTCACAGCTATTCTTCAAGGTGTCTATTTAGGCATCTCAATTTGGATGATTCGTAAATCTGATGATGGAGTTGCTTTCTCTGCATAAACATTATATACCATTAAAGATCATGATCGTTATTATTATGGCAAAGGAAAGAAAAAAACTGACAAAAATACcattttttttgttcttttcattccattttgattCTATCACTTTTTGTTTCTGGGCTAAATACATGAACTAATGTTACCGACAATAAACATATAAGAcggttattacttattattcaaCTCATATCTTTGACTATATCATGACTACATATTGAATGAGTCTTCAATGAATGCCATTCCATTAGTATTTCTAAGTTGTCGTAGTTGCCATGGTAACCAATGTATTGTAATTACCTTTTTAATACATAAATCTAAAAGATGTATTATAACTTATCGATCgagttctttttttttaaaaaaatgttttctctGAGGTATACTTATTATCTCAGGTTACTTGGATTATGATAAATCTAGCAAATATTATTGTCTCCCCTACTATTGATGTAAGTATGTTTACATTGTTAGTATATTTGATTTTGATGTGTACGTGTTATGaaagaaatttttttttaaaaaaaccatCACATGGTTCATGTAGGTGGTTTAGTTTAATGCTAAGCAATTTAAATAAACACATCATTTTTCTTAGATTCCTCGTCACATAGAAGTGTATAGAATTGAGATCCAACACGTTCAATTGATCGACagtattcgatcagcactaagaagggcTTGcaatgcatgacattgatcaccacccagtgataaGTCAATTgtgaatacatctcagtcctacaggagttCACTCGCGgctcgaatagctcagtggcaacgtatctgactgtgaagctaagTGACATGGGAtggaatccgtcagggagcatcagttgcCTCAAGAAGAGTGACAAAAGCAAGAGAGACAGGGAGTAGGCAGACTTGTTTAACATCATTATTCACTTGGAATAAATCTGTCAAATGGCCACGATGTACAACTTCGCACTTTCGTTCGTTGTATGAATTCCCGATGATGCTGACGATCTTCTCAGATACTCGGTCCATAAAGTCAAAGAAAGTCCCATAATGTTCTCATATCCatactgtcaaatgctttctcataattGATAATTTTGATATATACTGACGAGTTCTATTCAACTGATTGCTCAATGGTGATCCGTGATATCGCGACTAGGTCTGTACACGACTTATCCTTACGGAACTCAGTCTATTGTTCTCGAAGCTGTACTGTCTACTGGATTTTTGGCGACACCGTTGAAATATTTCCCTGATACTGATATTAGTGTGATGCCTGTTTAGTTTTAACATTTGCTGAGGTCTCCGTTTTTTTGATATCGTGATggggtgtccttctttccagtctgtctgtGGCAATCGTTCCACCTCCCTAATTGTTGGGGATCTTAGGTCTCCAAAACTCACTTGCTAACTACattgtttttgtaattttatttttgaaattttgaatttctttgtctTCGCGCCAGAAGCGCTCTTTTCGCCTTCATGTCGTATTTCACACTTGAGAAAATCTCAAATGCTATTGATCTGTTGGTCTTTtaatatgctattttgtaacgtttCCCAAGGCTAgttttatgttgtatatatacGTCTTGGGTAGATCAAAGTTAACACCTCTGAATGTGAAAATCGGTGACGCGTATTCGAATTTCACGAGGATCTGCGGTTTCGTTAAGATCTCACTATCGCTCCTATAAACCTACTAGCACAAAGCCTATGTCAAGTCAACGTCCCTCAACCACCCAATATCAAAATACAGAGGACGTGATGTTGAGTAATTTAGGCTACTGACCACATTGGAACTTGATTTATAGGACTAGATTAACAAAAAGTAATTggacaaacatgacattggttAATAATCAAGGATCATTCAGTATAAACCGGTAGTCATATGTGGTTTATCGAGTATCTTGTTGAGTCGAATGAATTAATagctaataaataaaataattcgaTGACAGAATTAGTTTACATTTGTTACTAAATAGGCAGATATATTCGCTCTGTCCTAGATTTTTCGACATCGATAATAATTGACATGTACAAAAAAGCATAATTCGATAGCCCCATCAAACAAACaactgattttatatagttgagatcatgagtcaattgaagctagaccaccatggaacacctggaatcactggacggccgtttcgtcctattgtaggactcctcagcagtgcgcatcaacgataccacacccgcgagattcgaacccataacttactagtctcgcgccagagcacttaacccatAAACCTCTGAGCCgattaatgtctaacctcaaccaatccacgaaattgcgcgaccatattctattgtactgaggtagatacctgtctctacctgacatggattagctccactggtcacgacttctcactagaacaacTGATTTAGCGAAAAGTTTCGGAAAGAATTTAGAACAACTGAAATAGATGGTTGCTAACTACTGCCACCAATACATGAATACAAAATGATCTGCAAGAagaattcttttaaaaacacaTAAATTTCAATTAAACGATCTTTTACGATATAAGGATTCAGCATTTCTTCGTCAAGATAAAGTTGTTGGCATTGTTATCCTGGGGTGAAAAGGTAATATTGCTACCTCATTCTATGGAGTAACAGCAGTAAATAAGCTCTCTAaagaaaagtaataataaatataaaactgATGAGGTTGAACGAAAACTGATGGATGATCGGAAACCCTACAATTGTTGGGCTCTATTATCCCGTAGTTATGTGAACTTGTGAAAATACTCAGAAAAAAAGATGTTTACTTTTGAAATATAATGTATATGAATAACTCACCATACCATCCAACTTCCAAATAATCGATTGCAATTCTTTAGCAAGTCATAAATACGACTAGTAAACGTAGCGTCTTTTATGTTCAGAAGCGATATATACAACCCCTTAGTTCACCATTTACCTACCACCCTTTCATATCTTagtgattatttaaaatatagagAATTAAGGGAAGAAAATTTCCTTATCAGACCGAATCATCTAATCAT from the Schistosoma mansoni, WGS project CABG00000000 data, chromosome 3 unplaced supercontig 0105, strain Puerto Rico, whole genome shotgun sequence genome contains:
- a CDS encoding tetraspanin, putative — encoded protein: MFALGISALDTLLKHNTIIQVAPPAIFGTVIFTGLVGIIASSVGFLGLWRKMKMIAFVHMIGLGIATFLNICIAIAAVATQDQYASDVQQSLLNSISNYNQTSYSVEFDKLQTSFYCCGATSYRDYRQYQMKIPPSCRVGELTYATGCIEEIAGFAQQYSNILIGLCFLTAILQGVYLGISIWMIRKSDDGVAFSA
- a CDS encoding tetraspanin, putative, coding for MKKISFSPEVWTKIFIVVNSLFIVFSFIMFALGISALDTLLKHNTIIQVAPPAIFGTVIFTGLVGIIASSVGFLGLWRKMKMIAFVHMIGLGIATFLNICIAIAAVATQDQYASDVQQSLLNSISNYNQTSYSVEFDKLQTSFYCCGATSYRDYRQYQMKIPPSCRVGELTYATGCIEEIAGFAQQYSNILIGLCFLTAILQGVYLGISIWMIRKSDDGVAFSA